One part of the Streptomyces ferrugineus genome encodes these proteins:
- a CDS encoding glycoside hydrolase family 64 protein — translation MTSRHQRRLGRRRLLFTLGGAAVAVPAAATMGPYALAGTSAGNGAPAAAGPLPLTIVNDSGSFGNANVHLYIVGNQDGRQVRVTPDGTLAPIALSDNGPDGFTDYAISLAGSGETRLSLPHMSGRIYVSLGEKLKFKAVTDGNGNAALQYPAGWVTSDPNYPVLHDCAEFTYNASGMFCNTTMVDMFSVPLSIRLTGAEDQTTGKLRAGGRAAAFAAVRQVEEFARLVVDDTRVIAPGHGLDAGLFAKDYLAPYIDEVWSTYTGRDLTVTTNAGAFTGRVRGDRFTFDGPAQVSFAKPSTRDVLFCDGNLAAPNDGTTGPVAAILGAGFNRSTLLSHPAQPTTDAAAFYRTDLTNHYAKAMHTATEDGRAYGFAFDDVADFASYIQDTAPTGITLTLTPFEG, via the coding sequence ATGACTTCCCGTCACCAGCGCCGACTCGGCCGACGCAGGCTTCTGTTCACCCTGGGCGGTGCGGCGGTGGCCGTCCCCGCCGCCGCCACGATGGGCCCGTACGCCCTCGCGGGCACGTCCGCGGGCAATGGCGCGCCCGCCGCTGCGGGTCCGCTGCCGCTGACGATCGTCAACGACAGCGGCTCCTTCGGCAACGCGAACGTCCACCTCTACATCGTCGGCAACCAGGACGGCAGGCAGGTCCGTGTCACGCCCGACGGCACCCTCGCGCCGATCGCGCTGTCGGACAACGGCCCCGACGGCTTCACCGACTACGCCATCTCCCTCGCCGGCAGCGGCGAGACCCGGCTGTCCCTGCCCCACATGTCCGGCCGGATCTATGTGTCGCTCGGCGAGAAGCTCAAGTTCAAGGCCGTCACCGACGGCAACGGCAACGCCGCGCTGCAGTACCCGGCCGGCTGGGTGACCTCGGACCCCAACTACCCGGTGCTGCACGACTGCGCCGAGTTCACGTACAACGCGTCGGGGATGTTCTGCAACACCACCATGGTCGACATGTTCAGCGTGCCGCTGAGCATCCGTCTGACCGGCGCCGAGGACCAGACCACGGGCAAGCTGCGCGCCGGTGGACGTGCCGCCGCGTTCGCCGCGGTCCGCCAGGTCGAGGAGTTCGCCCGGCTCGTCGTGGACGACACCCGCGTCATCGCACCGGGCCACGGCCTGGACGCCGGGCTGTTCGCCAAAGACTACCTCGCGCCGTACATCGACGAGGTGTGGAGCACGTACACCGGGCGGGACCTCACCGTCACCACCAACGCGGGGGCGTTCACCGGGCGGGTGCGCGGCGACCGGTTCACCTTCGACGGGCCCGCGCAGGTGTCCTTCGCCAAGCCGTCGACCCGGGACGTGCTGTTCTGCGACGGCAACCTCGCCGCCCCGAACGACGGCACGACGGGGCCCGTCGCCGCGATCCTCGGCGCCGGCTTCAACCGCTCGACCCTGCTCAGCCACCCCGCCCAGCCGACGACCGACGCCGCCGCCTTCTACCGGACCGACCTGACCAACCACTACGCCAAGGCGATGCACACGGCCACCGAGGACGGCAGGGCGTACGGCTTCGCCTTCGACGACGTGGCCGACTTCGCCTCGTACATCCAGGACACGGCGCCGACGGGGATCACGCTGACGCTGACGCCCTTCGAGGGCTGA
- a CDS encoding RidA family protein, whose protein sequence is MERTAVNPVTWSAELGFNQGEIVSGHTRTLYCSGQTAMSDDGKPLHEGDMAAQLALSLDNLEAVLGEAGMSLANLVRLNVYTTDVDLLFPHYGVLASRLGAAGVAPATTMLGVTRLAVPGQMVELEGTAVA, encoded by the coding sequence GTGGAACGAACGGCGGTCAACCCGGTGACGTGGTCGGCGGAGCTGGGATTCAACCAGGGTGAGATCGTCTCCGGGCACACCCGGACCCTGTACTGCTCGGGACAGACAGCGATGAGCGACGACGGCAAGCCCCTGCACGAGGGCGACATGGCCGCACAACTGGCGCTGAGCCTCGACAACCTGGAGGCCGTGCTCGGCGAGGCCGGCATGTCCCTCGCGAACCTCGTCCGGCTCAACGTCTACACCACCGACGTCGATCTGCTGTTCCCGCACTACGGCGTGCTGGCGTCGCGGTTGGGCGCCGCCGGGGTGGCGCCGGCCACCACGATGCTCGGGGTGACACGACTGGCGGTCCCCGGCCAGATGGTCGAGCTCGAGGGGACCGCCGTCGCGTGA
- a CDS encoding GNAT family N-acetyltransferase: MTELVIRALTESDAHLFDAHPDPLGAREGHRQTRFRPEWKRVALRDGDVVARGAWWGGPDDSEPLNINWFDVADGEEEAGAELLRSAPWRVELEINLPGGWRDDPALKAAAEARFNAARAAGYELLVERFLYRWTPDLGLPERPGRLRFSAEPDDAVFFDALRRIHSVTLDAHALRDIEEGGLDKAAQEELDFFHWCPSPREWWQVAHTPEGDLAGIHIPAHNPSGPTVGFIGVVPEQRGHGYAYDLLSECTHVLVEQGAEFVTGATDQGNFPMAANFARAGYPVVKERINFHGVSQE; encoded by the coding sequence GTGACCGAACTGGTCATCCGCGCGCTCACCGAGAGCGACGCCCATCTCTTCGACGCACACCCCGACCCGCTCGGCGCCCGTGAGGGCCACCGGCAGACCCGATTCCGCCCCGAGTGGAAGCGGGTGGCCCTGCGCGACGGCGACGTCGTCGCACGTGGCGCCTGGTGGGGCGGCCCCGACGACTCGGAGCCCCTCAACATCAACTGGTTCGACGTGGCCGACGGCGAGGAGGAGGCCGGCGCCGAACTCCTGCGCTCCGCCCCCTGGCGGGTCGAACTCGAGATCAACCTGCCCGGCGGCTGGCGCGACGACCCCGCCCTCAAGGCAGCCGCCGAGGCCCGCTTCAACGCCGCCCGCGCGGCCGGATACGAACTCCTCGTCGAACGCTTCCTGTACCGCTGGACCCCCGACCTCGGCCTGCCCGAGCGCCCCGGACGCCTGCGCTTCAGCGCCGAGCCCGACGACGCGGTCTTCTTCGACGCCCTGCGCCGCATCCACTCCGTCACCCTGGACGCACACGCACTGCGGGACATCGAGGAGGGCGGCCTCGACAAGGCCGCCCAGGAGGAGCTGGACTTCTTCCACTGGTGCCCGTCCCCACGGGAGTGGTGGCAGGTCGCCCACACCCCGGAGGGCGACCTCGCCGGCATCCACATCCCGGCCCACAACCCCTCCGGCCCGACCGTCGGGTTCATCGGGGTCGTCCCGGAACAGCGCGGCCACGGCTACGCCTACGACCTACTCTCCGAGTGCACCCACGTCCTCGTCGAGCAGGGCGCGGAGTTCGTCACCGGCGCGACGGACCAGGGCAACTTCCCGATGGCCGCGAACTTCGCCAGGGCGGGCTACCCCGTCGTCAAGGAACGGATCAACTTCCATGGGGTGAGCCAGGAGTAG